In Candidatus Nitronauta litoralis, one DNA window encodes the following:
- the cpaF gene encoding Flp pilus assembly complex ATPase component produces MPLITQKKGGGGGSEELPPKSSAKDSVKKKGPEKNKHHELSGTGLSLEEAIKNAQEEDTGKAKDESPEVKNEQRQAITPSPPGKELSQEERRDEEMRKKCGGRRVSDRIKPLLAQLVTLVSSDNITEAFLNLSDEIKEFFDSEYLIVYSIDSKNNQLVSRNLISDRIEEKRLPITNDNLPGYAVKNETALNIFNVDNEEDLKRYPGLKHDSTWDKKLGSKTKQALVVPVFYEKKTLGAIEIINNRTGEEFSDQFLKLAQEMAKALSRPLEKLRQEEIKEKIQDLGLLIQQASAMDELFIKLIDPMKEIFLSESIAIYALDKEKGEIFSKVKTGEEIQEIRLTVGPSSVAGWVGQEKRMVNVADVYDSKSLTQYHPELKFDKAWDEKSGNKTTSMLCCPMLYENNVMGVVQLTNRVNAERYNNHDEKNLITVSQMLAISLYNNKKFMGNRPTKFSYLVNNGFLTAEELQKAIAKARKTQSDVESVLIDEIGIKAKELGKSYENYFGVPYFGHSDDIVLPKRYFEGLNRKHMKKHFWVPIQNDENLAVILIDNPSDMDRIRSIKMIFPRKEIQFKVGLKSDIQKFLSGTLSDEPAEEVDDSAPPPSEDMSELLESLMSEADDVDVMEGDEDEESAITEGDSSIVRLVNKVITDAYDQGVSDIHIEPGIDKKELRVRYRKEGDCEIIQKIPSMYKQAMISRIKIMSRLDIAEKRLPQDGKIKMKYGRKQIELRVATCPTVGGNEDVVMRILAASKPFPLDAMNFSPPNLEILERNVVKPYGIFLVVGPTGSGKTTTLHSCLGYINTPKKKIWTAEDPVEITQEGLRQVQMQNKIGLDFSRAMRSFLRGDPDVIMVGEMRDVETCAIGIEASLTGHLVFSTLHTNSAPETVSRLIDMGMNPINFADALLVILAQRLVKTLCKHCKEDYHPSKQEFDNLVEEYGEKWFPRLGIEYNDDLMLKRPKGCKKCGDSGYSGRTGLHEVMEGTAMMKRLIMKKALVEEIREQAIQDGMSTLKQDGIYKIFKGDCDYKQVAAVCIA; encoded by the coding sequence ATGCCACTCATTACGCAAAAAAAGGGAGGCGGAGGTGGATCGGAAGAACTGCCTCCCAAGTCCTCTGCCAAGGATTCTGTTAAGAAAAAGGGTCCGGAGAAAAACAAACACCATGAACTTTCAGGGACCGGACTATCCCTCGAAGAAGCAATAAAAAATGCTCAGGAAGAGGACACCGGAAAAGCTAAAGATGAAAGTCCTGAGGTCAAAAATGAACAGCGCCAGGCAATAACCCCGTCCCCTCCGGGAAAAGAGCTTTCTCAAGAAGAGCGGCGTGATGAGGAAATGCGCAAAAAATGCGGAGGGCGGCGGGTCTCCGACCGGATCAAACCCCTTTTGGCACAACTTGTTACCCTTGTATCTTCCGATAATATTACAGAAGCCTTTTTAAACCTTTCCGATGAAATTAAAGAGTTTTTTGATTCGGAATACCTGATCGTTTATTCAATTGACTCCAAAAATAATCAATTGGTTTCGCGCAATCTGATTTCCGATCGTATTGAGGAAAAGAGGTTGCCAATCACCAATGATAATTTGCCTGGTTATGCGGTTAAAAACGAAACGGCTCTCAATATATTCAACGTTGATAATGAGGAAGATCTAAAACGTTACCCTGGTCTGAAACACGACAGCACCTGGGATAAAAAACTGGGTTCAAAAACCAAACAGGCTTTGGTTGTTCCAGTTTTTTATGAAAAGAAAACCCTGGGTGCAATTGAAATTATTAATAATCGTACTGGAGAAGAATTTTCCGATCAATTTCTTAAGCTTGCCCAGGAAATGGCCAAGGCTCTGAGTCGCCCACTTGAAAAGCTTAGACAAGAAGAAATTAAGGAGAAGATTCAAGACCTGGGTCTGCTCATTCAGCAAGCGAGTGCGATGGATGAATTGTTTATCAAGCTGATTGACCCAATGAAAGAAATATTTTTGTCTGAGTCTATCGCCATTTATGCCCTTGATAAGGAAAAGGGGGAAATTTTTTCTAAAGTCAAAACGGGGGAGGAAATCCAGGAAATCCGATTGACAGTTGGCCCTTCGAGTGTTGCAGGGTGGGTTGGCCAGGAAAAACGTATGGTGAACGTGGCCGATGTGTATGACTCCAAGAGCCTGACCCAGTACCACCCGGAATTAAAATTTGATAAAGCCTGGGATGAAAAATCCGGTAATAAAACAACATCAATGCTTTGTTGTCCCATGCTCTATGAAAATAATGTGATGGGAGTGGTCCAGCTTACCAATCGGGTAAACGCAGAACGATATAATAATCACGACGAAAAGAACCTGATCACAGTTTCTCAAATGCTAGCCATTTCCCTTTACAACAATAAGAAGTTCATGGGAAACCGGCCAACCAAATTCAGTTATTTGGTCAACAACGGATTCCTGACTGCCGAGGAACTGCAAAAGGCGATCGCTAAAGCCAGAAAGACACAATCAGATGTGGAATCTGTGCTGATCGATGAGATAGGTATTAAGGCTAAAGAATTAGGCAAGTCTTATGAAAATTATTTTGGTGTTCCTTACTTTGGCCATAGCGATGACATTGTGCTTCCTAAAAGGTATTTCGAGGGGTTAAACCGGAAACACATGAAAAAACATTTTTGGGTGCCCATCCAAAATGATGAGAACCTGGCGGTGATTCTGATCGATAATCCTTCGGATATGGACAGAATCAGAAGCATCAAGATGATTTTTCCCAGGAAAGAAATACAGTTTAAGGTAGGTCTAAAGTCTGATATTCAAAAGTTTCTTTCGGGAACCTTGTCAGATGAACCCGCCGAAGAGGTCGATGATTCCGCACCGCCTCCAAGCGAAGATATGTCTGAACTTTTAGAATCCTTGATGAGCGAAGCAGACGATGTCGATGTTATGGAAGGCGATGAGGATGAAGAAAGTGCTATTACCGAGGGCGACAGTTCTATTGTCAGATTGGTTAATAAAGTTATCACCGATGCTTATGACCAGGGAGTTTCTGATATCCATATTGAGCCCGGGATTGATAAGAAGGAACTGAGAGTTCGCTATCGTAAAGAAGGAGATTGCGAAATAATCCAGAAAATTCCATCCATGTACAAGCAAGCCATGATATCGCGAATCAAAATTATGTCCCGCCTGGACATTGCTGAGAAAAGGTTGCCACAGGATGGGAAAATAAAAATGAAATATGGCCGAAAGCAGATTGAATTGCGGGTAGCTACATGTCCAACCGTGGGAGGAAATGAAGATGTAGTCATGCGTATTCTGGCTGCGAGCAAACCTTTTCCTCTGGACGCAATGAACTTCTCTCCACCAAACCTGGAAATTCTTGAACGCAATGTTGTGAAACCCTATGGAATTTTTCTGGTGGTCGGGCCCACGGGTTCCGGCAAAACAACGACACTCCATTCCTGTCTGGGATACATCAATACTCCAAAGAAAAAAATATGGACTGCGGAGGACCCTGTCGAAATCACACAGGAAGGGTTGCGCCAGGTCCAGATGCAAAACAAGATTGGCCTTGATTTTTCTCGAGCCATGCGTTCATTTTTGCGCGGTGACCCGGACGTCATTATGGTGGGTGAAATGCGGGATGTGGAAACCTGCGCCATTGGTATTGAAGCTTCACTTACAGGCCATCTGGTTTTTAGTACTCTTCATACGAACTCTGCCCCTGAAACAGTTTCACGGCTTATTGATATGGGGATGAATCCCATTAACTTTGCAGATGCCTTGTTGGTGATTCTTGCTCAGCGCCTTGTGAAGACTCTCTGTAAACATTGCAAAGAAGACTATCATCCTTCAAAACAGGAGTTCGATAATCTGGTAGAAGAGTACGGTGAAAAATGGTTCCCGCGGTTAGGAATTGAATACAATGACGACCTTATGCTTAAACGCCCAAAAGGGTGTAAAAAATGCGGAGATTCGGGTTACTCCGGTCGGACCGGCCTTCATGAGGTGATGGAGGGGACCGCCATGATGAAGCGTTTGATAATGAAAAAAGCTTTGGTTGAAGAAATCAGAGAACAGGCAATTCAAGACGGTATGTCCACTCTGAAGCAAGATGGTATTTACAAAATTTTTAAAGGTGACTGTGACTATAAACAGGTTGCCGCAGTTTGTATTGCCTGA
- a CDS encoding PAS domain S-box protein, with product MGEKKDQVLNQIGITVCIALVLLVAWVFFLENLVMDLMGLASSNSSPSNRWVFSVATLGIIGCALIYPCLKLLGARSLVQEVEQALIDERAFNRIVNNVDSSIVLVTDSAGKISQINQKAGQVLGFRGKEILGKDWAQALMPETFRSQARKILHDIAGDRNKGVETFKSPVVCKNKTELTIEWQAGPFHGNQGELQGIVLSGIDITPQFRLKGELDSLQKHYEPQIKQLSTNLSDSKRKLEEEARKNREARMKFQFWVEFDKNLLTIDEEVKSNRNKVDERVNNVLIHLGDLTNAESGYIFLFVDNNKQMINSHIWSKENPNLEASPDDWIDLDIFPWFKSKIEKKELVHAKRLEDLPDDASNEKEVFHSQGVKSFINVPIVWKNDSIGYIGFETTKREKSWTADEISMIRIFSKTLGPILIDRLEHASVEEENPAESIALPPETPAPATTGSLLEDALLEISDEKEKSNESQEALQEVKEEYEQEINALKEQMQAQQDQWQALNEELQSTRSSLEQELENRKQTEEELSDTRASVQQELMDLNAQLEQARFQLEERTDEKSRLSEEKAHIEEQLENLRASFEEEKSQFQEKSEESSHKDEELAILQAQHEEKMGEVEKSLLAKEEEIARKTAEIDSMQEKLGMEAVKRQQIESDLEILNQKMKRQEQENNALNLAHGMLQTELDDLKKVQQDFDATLHELEEKEKSFEDYQKEMEGDLLLQKQLVDTLENQVKHFGQLDLPILSINDKGAITEWNKAAENILGPTDYEAIGQGLQYLLKDDTDFDMESHLISPLAEQGTLEITLPLAATDGEYKDTTMHFTALHTSEGVFDGGIAYITPPRGESANTPKTADSLFEYSDFLVFRLSTNFETLDINPAASRLSGLERKDVFEKDFFNLIFNEEQATEYREDVLNVFKSKTNSDFECVIKLGNNEERTLLFNLIKQETESGDLHSILAIGQDLTEFRQSEKLLKENETLLNSIVDHSADGFITIDENGIIQSFNSGAEKVFGYSTEETVGQNINLLMPEPYRSEHGNYISNYLVTGTAKVVGKPPREFMAQKKDGTVFPVEVAVREIFQDYRRMFVGIVHDISRRKAVEQALKESEEKFRKILSAESDAILIINATTKRLLEVNESAVRMFGFDRDEILRLKLTDISTEPEIKVGNGSVSGIGLASQSFMRYHKKKDGTVFPAEVSSSTFMAHNQKLYLRVIRDISERVRMEENLREGEEHLQHILNNTPAAIYLKDSEGRYRTVNKQFADLFRVTQNEVRGKVDHDIFPQDLADEFKNADMKVLESGTTFECKDTILYSDGAHIFDTIKFPLRNSSGVLYGLVGILTDITQRTRLEEELQNIRDHLEEMVVKRTEQLKTVQDKKVRSEKLKATAQLAGVVAQQINNPIHGIRNILEQVGDRVQMEEIHKGLVDIAIKECGRVSDLLARLKDCHTPETDEPENMDLNQVIEEVVNGDQEKLGDQVTFEKHFAQGLPQISGSTTQIRQALGHLLQNAEEALPDHKGKILIATERDENQVKIHIQDSGCGIPPENLDAIFDPFFTTKSAFKRSGLGLLLTLGVIKNHQGDIEVKSQPGKGTTFTVMLPVKANG from the coding sequence ATGGGTGAAAAAAAAGACCAGGTTTTGAACCAGATCGGAATTACCGTATGTATTGCCCTTGTCCTTTTGGTGGCATGGGTTTTCTTCCTGGAAAATCTGGTCATGGACCTGATGGGGCTCGCCTCTTCTAATTCGTCTCCCTCGAATCGGTGGGTCTTCTCCGTTGCAACTCTGGGAATTATCGGCTGCGCTCTGATCTATCCCTGCCTGAAGCTACTTGGTGCCCGGTCCCTTGTTCAGGAAGTGGAACAGGCTCTGATAGATGAAAGAGCCTTTAACCGAATAGTCAATAACGTAGATAGTTCAATCGTGTTGGTAACAGACAGTGCAGGAAAAATTTCCCAAATAAACCAGAAAGCCGGACAGGTCCTGGGGTTTCGCGGAAAGGAAATTCTGGGAAAAGACTGGGCGCAGGCCCTTATGCCTGAAACTTTTAGGAGTCAGGCTCGAAAAATTCTCCACGATATAGCTGGAGACCGCAATAAGGGGGTTGAAACCTTTAAGTCTCCTGTTGTTTGCAAAAACAAAACGGAACTAACCATAGAATGGCAGGCTGGCCCATTTCACGGTAATCAGGGAGAGCTCCAGGGGATCGTATTATCAGGAATTGATATCACTCCCCAATTTCGGTTAAAGGGCGAGCTGGATAGCCTCCAGAAACATTATGAACCACAGATTAAACAGCTGAGCACAAACCTCTCGGACAGCAAAAGAAAACTTGAAGAAGAGGCCAGAAAAAACCGTGAAGCCCGAATGAAATTCCAGTTCTGGGTTGAGTTTGACAAAAACCTGCTCACTATTGACGAGGAGGTAAAAAGTAACCGAAACAAAGTAGATGAGCGGGTAAATAATGTTTTAATTCACCTTGGTGACCTCACAAACGCTGAGAGCGGGTACATTTTTCTTTTTGTTGATAATAATAAACAGATGATCAATTCCCACATTTGGAGTAAAGAAAACCCAAACCTTGAAGCCAGCCCCGATGATTGGATTGACCTCGATATTTTTCCCTGGTTCAAATCCAAAATCGAAAAAAAAGAATTGGTTCACGCCAAAAGACTGGAAGACCTTCCAGACGATGCATCAAATGAAAAAGAAGTCTTTCATTCCCAGGGAGTAAAGTCTTTTATTAATGTCCCTATCGTTTGGAAAAACGATTCGATTGGCTACATTGGGTTTGAAACCACAAAACGGGAAAAAAGTTGGACCGCTGATGAAATAAGCATGATTCGCATTTTTTCCAAAACACTGGGCCCAATTTTAATCGACAGGCTTGAACATGCATCGGTGGAAGAGGAGAATCCAGCGGAATCCATAGCCCTGCCTCCAGAAACACCCGCTCCTGCCACTACGGGTTCCCTTCTTGAAGATGCTCTTTTGGAAATAAGTGACGAAAAGGAGAAATCAAATGAAAGTCAGGAAGCCCTGCAAGAAGTAAAAGAAGAATATGAGCAGGAAATCAATGCCCTGAAAGAACAAATGCAAGCACAGCAAGACCAATGGCAAGCCCTGAATGAGGAGCTCCAATCCACACGTTCCAGTCTGGAGCAGGAACTGGAAAACCGGAAACAAACAGAAGAAGAATTATCTGATACCCGGGCCAGCGTTCAGCAGGAGTTGATGGACCTGAACGCTCAACTGGAACAGGCCCGCTTTCAACTTGAAGAAAGAACGGACGAAAAATCAAGATTGTCAGAGGAAAAAGCCCATATAGAAGAACAACTGGAGAACTTGCGCGCCAGCTTTGAAGAAGAAAAAAGCCAATTCCAGGAAAAATCTGAAGAATCCTCCCATAAAGATGAAGAACTGGCCATCCTCCAGGCACAACATGAAGAAAAGATGGGAGAGGTAGAAAAAAGTCTGCTAGCAAAAGAGGAAGAAATCGCTCGCAAAACAGCCGAGATTGATTCCATGCAGGAAAAACTGGGCATGGAAGCCGTTAAGAGGCAACAAATCGAATCGGACCTGGAAATTCTTAACCAGAAAATGAAGCGCCAGGAACAGGAAAACAACGCCCTCAATCTTGCCCATGGAATGTTGCAAACTGAGTTGGACGACTTAAAAAAAGTCCAGCAGGACTTTGACGCCACCCTACATGAATTGGAGGAAAAGGAAAAAAGTTTTGAGGACTATCAGAAAGAAATGGAAGGCGACCTGCTCCTGCAAAAACAACTCGTAGACACCCTTGAAAACCAGGTCAAACATTTTGGCCAGCTTGACCTGCCTATCTTATCCATCAATGACAAGGGGGCCATTACAGAATGGAACAAAGCTGCTGAAAATATTCTGGGACCAACAGACTATGAAGCTATCGGGCAAGGCCTTCAATACCTTTTGAAGGACGATACTGATTTTGATATGGAATCGCATCTGATTTCCCCTCTTGCCGAACAGGGTACTTTAGAAATCACGCTGCCCTTGGCGGCTACAGATGGTGAATATAAAGATACAACAATGCATTTCACCGCCTTGCACACTTCGGAAGGTGTATTTGATGGAGGCATTGCCTATATCACCCCTCCCAGAGGGGAATCTGCAAATACACCCAAAACAGCAGACTCTTTATTCGAATATTCCGACTTTTTAGTTTTCAGGTTAAGCACAAACTTTGAAACCCTCGACATCAACCCTGCAGCCTCCCGATTGTCTGGCCTGGAGAGAAAAGATGTCTTTGAAAAAGATTTTTTCAATCTCATTTTTAATGAAGAGCAAGCCACAGAATATCGTGAAGATGTCCTCAATGTTTTCAAGTCAAAAACAAATAGCGACTTTGAATGTGTGATTAAACTCGGAAACAATGAAGAAAGAACCCTGCTTTTCAATCTGATTAAGCAAGAAACCGAATCCGGAGATCTCCATTCCATTCTTGCCATTGGTCAGGACCTCACTGAATTCCGCCAATCAGAAAAACTGCTTAAAGAAAATGAAACCCTTCTCAACTCAATTGTCGACCATTCCGCTGATGGGTTCATAACAATCGACGAAAATGGGATTATCCAGTCATTTAACTCCGGAGCTGAAAAGGTTTTTGGTTACAGCACCGAAGAAACAGTTGGCCAGAATATAAACCTGTTAATGCCGGAACCTTATCGCAGTGAACATGGAAATTACATCAGTAATTACCTGGTAACCGGAACAGCTAAAGTGGTTGGCAAGCCTCCACGGGAATTCATGGCCCAGAAAAAAGATGGCACTGTTTTTCCTGTTGAAGTTGCCGTCCGTGAAATATTCCAGGATTACCGGCGTATGTTCGTCGGAATCGTGCACGATATTTCACGCCGAAAAGCAGTGGAACAAGCACTGAAAGAAAGTGAAGAAAAATTCAGGAAAATACTTTCTGCCGAAAGCGACGCCATTCTCATTATCAATGCCACCACTAAACGCCTGCTGGAGGTAAATGAATCTGCCGTCAGGATGTTTGGTTTTGATCGCGACGAAATTCTCAGGTTGAAATTGACCGACATTTCAACGGAGCCTGAAATTAAAGTCGGTAACGGATCCGTCAGTGGAATTGGATTAGCAAGCCAGTCATTCATGCGTTACCACAAGAAAAAAGACGGCACTGTGTTTCCCGCTGAAGTATCTTCAAGCACCTTTATGGCTCACAACCAGAAACTATACTTGAGAGTGATTCGGGATATTTCAGAACGCGTGCGAATGGAAGAAAATCTACGTGAGGGAGAAGAACACCTGCAGCATATACTGAATAACACACCTGCAGCCATATATCTGAAAGACAGCGAAGGACGTTATCGCACAGTCAACAAACAGTTTGCAGATCTATTCCGGGTTACCCAAAATGAAGTACGGGGTAAAGTAGACCATGATATTTTCCCTCAGGACCTTGCCGACGAATTCAAAAATGCAGACATGAAAGTTCTCGAATCGGGAACAACATTTGAGTGTAAAGACACAATCTTATATAGCGATGGAGCTCATATATTCGACACCATCAAATTCCCCCTCCGCAATTCCTCAGGAGTTTTATACGGTTTAGTGGGTATCCTGACTGACATCACACAAAGGACCAGACTGGAAGAGGAATTGCAAAATATTCGGGATCATCTTGAAGAAATGGTGGTCAAGAGAACGGAACAACTCAAAACGGTCCAGGACAAAAAAGTGCGTTCAGAAAAATTAAAGGCGACCGCACAACTCGCAGGTGTCGTTGCCCAGCAAATCAACAACCCGATTCACGGTATCCGCAATATTCTGGAACAAGTTGGTGACCGGGTCCAGATGGAAGAAATCCACAAAGGGTTGGTAGACATCGCGATAAAAGAATGTGGGAGAGTGTCGGACCTCCTCGCTCGACTGAAAGATTGCCACACTCCAGAAACGGACGAACCAGAAAATATGGACCTCAATCAGGTCATCGAGGAAGTGGTCAATGGAGACCAGGAAAAACTTGGCGACCAGGTCACTTTCGAAAAACATTTCGCACAAGGCCTGCCGCAGATATCCGGCTCAACAACACAAATCCGGCAAGCGTTGGGGCATCTTCTACAAAATGCTGAGGAAGCCCTCCCGGATCATAAAGGAAAAATTCTAATAGCCACAGAGCGTGATGAAAATCAGGTCAAAATCCATATCCAGGATTCTGGCTGCGGCATCCCCCCCGAAAACCTCGACGCTATTTTTGATCCGTTCTTCACTACTAAATCTGCATTCAAACGCTCAGGGCTCGGACTTCTCCTCACGCTTGGGGTGATCAAAAACCATCAAGGAGATATCGAAGTCAAAAGCCAACCGGGTAAAGGCACCACTTTTACTGTAATGCTGCCTGTAAAAGCAAATGGGTAG
- a CDS encoding response regulator, with translation METGKPENYPTPSVKSELLQNSVNVLVIEQDSVSLQLLSRLIEKAGYPYALAGSWEDVSEKLHSFLPNVIILGQAQTQLGLQSQVDCLRQESEVEDVKILVIEQHEKISPAGATLLPRPLDWGYVKKILEETTSETIRKTALLINPDTLFNTVLARQFARLGWLVESTPLIQSARSFLENNSVDIIFMETQLGINEIIQVAELEKNVPLFLLATRKLNPQEKLKLSKFHSVIFKQGHFSIRELRDALDSLEH, from the coding sequence ATGGAAACCGGGAAGCCAGAAAATTATCCAACCCCTTCTGTTAAAAGCGAACTCCTCCAAAATTCAGTAAATGTCCTCGTTATTGAGCAGGACTCGGTTTCACTCCAACTTCTAAGTCGTTTAATCGAAAAAGCTGGTTATCCCTATGCGCTCGCAGGCTCCTGGGAGGACGTATCTGAAAAATTACATTCATTTCTCCCAAACGTAATTATTTTGGGACAGGCTCAAACACAGCTGGGTTTGCAAAGTCAGGTCGACTGTCTTCGGCAGGAAAGTGAAGTAGAGGATGTCAAAATACTTGTGATAGAACAGCATGAGAAAATTTCGCCTGCTGGAGCGACTCTATTACCTCGCCCACTGGACTGGGGGTATGTTAAGAAAATTCTTGAAGAAACTACCAGCGAGACTATTCGAAAAACTGCATTATTAATCAATCCGGATACCTTGTTTAACACAGTTCTGGCCCGCCAGTTTGCCAGGTTAGGGTGGCTGGTTGAATCGACTCCCCTGATTCAGTCGGCCCGAAGCTTTCTCGAAAATAATTCTGTCGATATCATTTTCATGGAAACTCAGCTTGGGATTAATGAAATTATACAAGTGGCGGAACTGGAAAAAAATGTGCCTCTGTTTTTACTTGCAACCAGAAAACTAAATCCTCAAGAAAAATTGAAGTTGTCAAAATTTCATTCTGTGATTTTTAAACAGGGACATTTTAGTATCAGAGAATTGAGAGATGCTCTGGATAGTCTTGAACATTGA